In the genome of Littorina saxatilis isolate snail1 unplaced genomic scaffold, US_GU_Lsax_2.0 scaffold_1382, whole genome shotgun sequence, one region contains:
- the LOC138957032 gene encoding uncharacterized transmembrane protein DDB_G0289901-like — translation LQGNIGGTHSFQGNIGGRHSLQGNIGGTHSLQGNIGGTHSLQGNIGGTHSLQGNIGGTYSLQGNIGGRHSLQGNIGGTHSLQGNIGGRHSLQGSIGGTHSLQGNIGGRHSLQGNIGGRHSLQGNIGGRHSLQGSIGGTHSLQGNIGGRHSLQGNIGGTHSLQGNIGGRHSLQGSIGGTHSLQGNIGGRHSLQGSIGGTHSLQGNIEGTHSLQGNIGGTHSLQGSIGGTHSLQGSIGGTHSLQGNIGGRHSLQGNIGGTHSLQGNIVGRHSLQGSIGGTHSLQGNIGGRHSLQGNIGGTHSLQGNIGGTHSLQGSIGGTHSLQGNIGGTHSLQGSIGGRHSLQGNIGGRHSLQGNIGGTHSLQGNIGGRHSLQGNIGGTHSLQGNIGGRHSLQGNIGGTHSLQGNIGGTHSLQGNIGGRHSLQGNIGGTHSLQGNIGGRHSLQGNIGGRHSLQGNIGGTHSLQGNIGGRHSLQGNIGGTHSLQGNIEGTHSLQGNIGGTHSLQGSIGGTHSLQGSIGGTHSLQGNIGGTHSLQGNIGGRHSLQGNIGGTHSLQGSIGGRHSLQGNIGGRHSLQGNIGGTHSLQGNIGGRHSLQGNIGGTHSLQGSIGGRHSLQGNIGGTHSLQGNIGGRHSLQGNIGGTHSLQGNIGGIHSLQGNIGGRHSLQGNIGGTHSLQGNIGGRHSLQGNIGGRHSLQGNIGGTHSLQGNIEGTHSLQGNIGGRHSLQGNIGGTHSLQGNIGGRHSLQGNIGGTHSLQGNIGSTHSLQGNIGGTHSLQGNIGGTHSFLQWVVSPRKHNG, via the coding sequence TTTGCAGGGCAACATTGGAGGCACACACAGTTTTCAGGGCAACATTGGAGGCAGACACAGTTTGCAGGGCAACATTGGAGGCACACACAGTTTGCAGGGCAACATTGGAGGCACACACAGTTTGCAAGGCAACATTGGAGGTACACACAGTTTGCAGGGCAACATTGGAGGCACATACAGTTTGCAGGGCAACATTGGAGGTAGACACAGTTTGCAGGGCAACATTGGAGGCACACACAGTTTGCAGGGCAACATTGGAGGCAGACACAGTTTGCAGGGCAGCATTGGAGGCACACACAGTTTGCAGGGCAATATTGGAGGTAGACACAGTTTGCAGGGCAACATTGGAGGCAGACACAGTTTGCAGGGCAATATTGGAGGTAGACACAGTTTGCAGGGCAGCATTGGAGGCACACACAGTTTGCAGGGCAATATTGGAGGTAGACACAGTTTGCAGGGCAACATTGGAGGCACACACAGTTTGCAGGGCAACATTGGAGGTAGACACAGTTTGCAGGGCAGCATTGGAGGCACACACAGTTTGCAGGGCAACATTGGAGGTAGACACAGTTTGCAGGGCAGCATTGGAGGCACACACAGTTTGCAGGGCAACATTGAAGGCACACACAGTTTGCAGGGCAACATTGGAGGCACACACAGTTTGCAGGGCAGCATTGGAGGCACACACAGTTTGCAGGGCAGCATTGGAGGCACACACAGTTTGCAGGGCAACATTGGAGGTAGACACAGTTTGCAGGGCAACATTGGAGGCACACACAGTTTGCAGGGCAACATTGTAGGTAGACACAGTTTGCAGGGCAGCATTGGAGGCACACACAGTTTGCAGGGCAATATTGGAGGTAGACACAGTTTGCAGGGCAACATTGGAGGCACACACAGTTTGCAGGGCAACATTGGAGGCACACACAGTTTGCAGGGCAGCATTGGAGGCACACACAGTTTGCAGGGCAACATTGGAGGCACACACAGTTTGCAGGGCAGCATTGGAGGTAGACACAGTTTGCAGGGCAACATTGGAGGTAGACACAGTTTGCAGGGCAACATTGGAGGCACACACAGTTTGCAGGGCAACATTGGAGGTAGACACAGTTTGCAGGGCAACATTGGAGGCACACACAGTTTGCAGGGCAACATTGGAGGTAGACACAGTTTGCAGGGCAACATTGGAGGCACACACAGTTTGCAGGGCAACATTGGAGGCACACACAGTTTGCAGGGCAACATTGGAGGTAGACACAGTTTGCAGGGCAACATTGGAGGCACACACAGTTTGCAGGGCAACATTGGAGGTAGACACAGTTTGCAAGGCAACATTGGAGGTAGACACAGTTTGCAGGGCAACATTGGAGGCACACACAGTTTGCAAGGCAACATTGGAGGTAGACACAGTTTGCAGGGCAACATTGGAGGCACACACAGTTTGCAGGGCAACATTGAAGGCACACACAGTTTGCAGGGCAACATTGGAGGCACACACAGTTTGCAGGGCAGCATTGGAGGCACACACAGTTTGCAGGGCAGCATTGGAGGCACACACAGTTTGCAGGGCAACATTGGAGGCACACACAGTTTGCAGGGCAACATTGGAGGTAGACACAGTTTGCAGGGCAACATTGGAGGCACACACAGTTTGCAGGGCAGCATTGGAGGTAGACACAGTTTGCAGGGCAACATTGGAGGTAGACACAGTTTGCAGGGCAACATTGGAGGCACACACAGTTTGCAGGGCAACATTGGAGGTAGACACAGTTTGCAGGGCAACATTGGAGGCACACACAGTTTGCAGGGCAGCATTGGAGGTAGACACAGTTTGCAGGGCAACATTGGAGGCACACACAGTTTGCAGGGCAACATTGGAGGTAGACACAGTTTGCAGGGCAACATTGGAGGCACACACAGTTTGCAGGGCAACATTGGAGGCATACACAGTTTGCAGGGCAACATTGGAGGTAGACACAGTTTGCAGGGCAACATTGGAGGCACACACAGTTTGCAGGGCAACATTGGAGGTAGACACAGTTTGCAAGGCAACATTGGAGGTAGACACAGTTTGCAGGGCAACATTGGAGGCACACACAGTTTGCAGGGCAACATTGAAGGCACACACAGTTTGCAGGGCAATATTGGAGGTAGACACAGTTTGCAGGGCAACATTGGAGGCACACACAGTTTGCAGGGCAATATTGGAGGTAGACACAGTTTGCAGGGCAACATTGGAGGCACACACAGTTTGCAGGGCAACATTGGAAGCACACACAGTTTGCAGGGCAACATTGGAGGCACACACAGTTTGCAGGGCAACATTGGAGGCACACACAGTTTTCTTCAGTGGGTGGTCTCCCCGAGGAAGCACAATGGATGA